The Terriglobus sp. TAA 43 sequence CGAGTTGCCGCAGTTTGATGTGATGTCGGTCAAGCCGCACAAGGGAGGCGACGACATCATGATGATGCACTGGGGCGAGGCGGACTATAAAGCCGTGAACATGACGCTGAAGAACATGATCAGCAACGTGTACGGCGTGAAGTCGTGGCTGGTGTTCGGGTTGCCGTCGTGGGCGGAGTCGTCACACTGGGACATTGATGCGAAGGTGAGCACGCCTGACATGAGCGTGATGAAGAAGCTTACGCCTGAGCAGCGACGTGTGATGATTGGCGGCATTCTGAAAGACCGCTTTGGCCTGGTGGTTCACCAGGAAGACAAGGTGCAGCCGGTGTTTGTGCTGACCGTGTTGCCAACAGGCAGCAAGCTGAAGGCGAGTGCGCCTCCGGCAGAGAATCCGGAACCGGGCAAGCTGACCAGCGGCACGTGGCGTATTGCCCGCGGCAGTATGACCGCTACGCGGACGAAGATGTCGACGCTTGCAGAGAGCCTGTCATACCAGGTGGGCCGCACCATCGTCGATAAGACGGGACTTACCGGTGAGTACGACCTGGAGTTGAAGTGGACGCCGGAAGAGCGTGCGAATGCAGCCACAGATAACGGCACAGGGGATGCTCCGCCTGCGATCTATGAGGCTTTGAAGGAACAGTTGGGGTTGAAGCTAACGGCGGATAAAGCGCCTGTGCCTACGGTTGTGGTGGATAAGATTACGCAGCCAGAAGAGAACTGATACCGCTGGTTCCAACGGGGAGGGCGCTTGATGAGGTTGGCTGTTGCGGTCGCGCTGGTTGCACTGATTGTGCCCTCACTTAGTTGGGCGCAGGACAAGGTGCCGACGCAATTCGATGTGACCGTGGTGCGGCCCAGTACGCCCGGTGAGAACCAGATGTCGCTGATGTGGAGCAGCACGGAGTGGAAGGCGAAGAATCTTCCGCTGCGGTTGCTGATTGCGTTCTCAAATCAAGTGGAGCCGTCGCTTGTTCTTGGATTACCGGCTTGGGCTGAATCTTCCCGTTGGAACATTGAGGGGAAGGTGGTTGATCCTGCGGCCAAGCCGATGGATAAGCTGTCTGCGGCTGAACGCAGGACGTTGATGTCGAGTGCATTGCACGACCGCTTCGGCATGGTGACGCACACAGAGAGCAAACTGCAGCCAGTGTTTGTGATGACGCTTGCGGGAGACACCTTAAAGATCAAACAAAGTCCGCCTTTGCCAGCAGGACAGCCAGCACCGAAATTTGGGCGCACAGACTGGAAGATGGAAGGCGACGTTCTGCATGTGAAGAATGCGACCATGGCGCAACTGGCGGACCAACTGACGCTTCGCATGCAGCGCAACGTGATTGACAAGACAGGACTGAGCGGCGAGTTCGACTTTGCGTTTCAATGGCCGCCGGAATATCGCGATCGCGTGGCTGTGAACGGTGGTGACCAGGATGCTGCACCGAGCATCTTCGAGAGTTTGAAAGAACAGGCCGGGTTGAAGCTGACCGCGGATAAGGCTCCTGTGCCTACGGTTGTGGTGGATGCGATTGTGAAGCCAGAAGAGAACTGATTCTTTGTTTGCTATGGAAAGGACTGCACGGATGAAGATGGAGAAGGCGATGATTGCGATGGTGATGGTGTTGCCTTGTGTGGCGGTGTCGCAAGAGAAGACGCCTGTGCAGTTCGACGTGATTACGGTGAAGCCGCACAAAGAAAGCGGCGGCATGAGCGGATGGCGCTGGACGAGCACCGGCATTGAGATGACCAATGTCTCACTGAAGACGATGATCTCTACCTCAAACAGCGTGCAGCCGTGGCTGGTGTTCGGTTTGCCTTCGTGGGCAGAGTCGTCGCGATGGGACATTCTGGCGAAGGTGACCGATCCGGAGATGAAACCGATCGAAAAGGTCACGACGAAGGAAAGGGTTGCGTTGATTGGAAGCATTGCCCATGACCGGTTTGGGCTGGTGGAGCACAACGAAACCAAGGTGCAACCGGTGTTTGTGATGACGGTGATGCCGGATGGTGTGAAGCTCAAGGAGAGTCCGCCACCGCCGAAGGGAGAACCGGAGCCGAAGTTTGGGCGTGGTTCGTTTCTGATGAACGACGGGGTGGTGCAGGCCAAGTACGTGAAGATGGGTTTCCTGGCGGATATGCTGTCGCCGCATTTGGAGCGCACGGTTCTGGATAAGACCGGCCTTACAGGCGAATACGACTTTGAAATTCATTGGCAGCCAGAGTCCCGCACGAAAGGCGCGGACAATGGTGCAGCGGATAGTGATGCTCCGCCGACGATCATTGAAGCTGTGAAGCAACAGCTTGGATTGAAGATGACTACGGATAAGGCGCCTGTGCCCACTGTTGTCGTCGACAAGATTGAGCAGCCTGAGGCGAACTGATGTTGCTTCCGACGGCGTTGCGCTATGTGGGTGTCTTGCTGTTGCTTCTCGTGCCGTGGCCTGCGGCGTGGTCACAGAGCACGCCACAGTTTGATGCCATCGTGGTGAGGCAGCACGATCCGCGTGATGTGAGCCAGGATGGAGGCATTCACTGGAGCGGCCTGACGTTTGAGGCGAACAACGTGCCGTTGACGTTCCTGATGACGCAGGCCTTTGGTGTGAAGAAGTGGCTCATTGATGGTCTGCCTGCCTGGGCAGAGAAGAACACGTGGGATGTAAACGCAAAAGTTGCCGCCAGCGATCTGAAGCTGATGCAGAACCTCACTCGCGAGCAACGCAGCCAGATGTTGCAAACCATACTGACGGAGCAGTTCCGACTGCGATATCACTTTGGTGAGAAGCTGCAGCCCGTGTACGAACTGAGCGTTCTGCCCGCAGGGCCAAAGTTCAAAGCATCCGCAAATATTGATGGGACGAAGCGCGGTTTTGGTGGATGGACCTTTATCGCTGGACTGGCGCAGTGCGAGCGCATCACAATGGCGCAGTTTGCGAACGGTCTTTCACCTTTGGTGGAACGCGTTGTGCTGGACAGGACGGACCTGACGGGTACTTACGACATTGAGGTGCGATGGACGCCGGAGAAATCTGCCAACGCGGCCAATGACAATGGCCTGGATGCGGCGGCTACACCGGGCATTGTGACGGCGTTGCGTGAGCAGGCGGGGTTGAAGCTGACATCTGCGAAGGCGATGGTTCCTTTACTGGTGATTGATGGCATGGAACAGCCCGAGCAACAGTAAACCTTCTATGCTGAATGCATGAGCGATGTGACGCGCGTGCTTGGTTTTGATGTGGGAGAACGGCGTGTTGGCATTGCTGTAACCGATGCGCTGGGGATGGCGCAGCCTTTGATCACGATGGGGCGTTCGTCGCAGAAGGAAGAGTTGCGCAACATTGCGCGACTGGTGCGCAAACACAACGTGACTGCGATGGTGGTGGGGCATCCACGGAACATGGACGGCAGTGCGAGTGCGCAGACGCTGAAGTGTCAGGCGTATGCCACAGCGTTGCGGGAACACTTCGCTATGCCTGTTCATTTGCAGGATGAGAGGCTTTCCTCTGCCGAGGCGGATGAGTGGCTGGACGCGCATGGCTATGCTCGCGGAGCCGAACGCAAGGGCTTGCTGGATCGCGTGGCGGCCATGGTGATATTGCAGGATTGGATGGACGCGCAGGGCCGGACGAACATCGCACAGGGCAGCCCGGAATAACACCGGCTGCTTTCGCCGTTGCAGGTTGTACAGGTGCGCGGGTGTACACCCTGCCGCAATCCGTGGCAAGGGAAATCGTACCTTTGGATGTACGCCTTTTTTACCGAAATGGAACCTTTCACCACCTTTGGTGCAAGTGTATTTTTAGTAAAAATTTTTGCGTCGCAGGCCTTCCAGAGAGAGGTTCTCATCGTGCTACCATCAGGTTCGTTCCTCAAGCAGAGAGGGTCTCGTCCCCAGCTTGATTTGAATTTGCATCACATCACCGATCGGTAGTTGTCAAGGCTCTGCC is a genomic window containing:
- a CDS encoding TIGR03435 family protein is translated as MGSAMCCAQMPMPPLLPGGGYTGELPQFDVMSVKPHKGGDDIMMMHWGEADYKAVNMTLKNMISNVYGVKSWLVFGLPSWAESSHWDIDAKVSTPDMSVMKKLTPEQRRVMIGGILKDRFGLVVHQEDKVQPVFVLTVLPTGSKLKASAPPAENPEPGKLTSGTWRIARGSMTATRTKMSTLAESLSYQVGRTIVDKTGLTGEYDLELKWTPEERANAATDNGTGDAPPAIYEALKEQLGLKLTADKAPVPTVVVDKITQPEEN
- a CDS encoding TIGR03435 family protein, whose product is MRLAVAVALVALIVPSLSWAQDKVPTQFDVTVVRPSTPGENQMSLMWSSTEWKAKNLPLRLLIAFSNQVEPSLVLGLPAWAESSRWNIEGKVVDPAAKPMDKLSAAERRTLMSSALHDRFGMVTHTESKLQPVFVMTLAGDTLKIKQSPPLPAGQPAPKFGRTDWKMEGDVLHVKNATMAQLADQLTLRMQRNVIDKTGLSGEFDFAFQWPPEYRDRVAVNGGDQDAAPSIFESLKEQAGLKLTADKAPVPTVVVDAIVKPEEN
- the ruvX gene encoding Holliday junction resolvase RuvX — protein: MSDVTRVLGFDVGERRVGIAVTDALGMAQPLITMGRSSQKEELRNIARLVRKHNVTAMVVGHPRNMDGSASAQTLKCQAYATALREHFAMPVHLQDERLSSAEADEWLDAHGYARGAERKGLLDRVAAMVILQDWMDAQGRTNIAQGSPE
- a CDS encoding TIGR03435 family protein; translation: MKMEKAMIAMVMVLPCVAVSQEKTPVQFDVITVKPHKESGGMSGWRWTSTGIEMTNVSLKTMISTSNSVQPWLVFGLPSWAESSRWDILAKVTDPEMKPIEKVTTKERVALIGSIAHDRFGLVEHNETKVQPVFVMTVMPDGVKLKESPPPPKGEPEPKFGRGSFLMNDGVVQAKYVKMGFLADMLSPHLERTVLDKTGLTGEYDFEIHWQPESRTKGADNGAADSDAPPTIIEAVKQQLGLKMTTDKAPVPTVVVDKIEQPEAN
- a CDS encoding TIGR03435 family protein; translation: MLLPTALRYVGVLLLLLVPWPAAWSQSTPQFDAIVVRQHDPRDVSQDGGIHWSGLTFEANNVPLTFLMTQAFGVKKWLIDGLPAWAEKNTWDVNAKVAASDLKLMQNLTREQRSQMLQTILTEQFRLRYHFGEKLQPVYELSVLPAGPKFKASANIDGTKRGFGGWTFIAGLAQCERITMAQFANGLSPLVERVVLDRTDLTGTYDIEVRWTPEKSANAANDNGLDAAATPGIVTALREQAGLKLTSAKAMVPLLVIDGMEQPEQQ